A stretch of the Polaribacter pacificus genome encodes the following:
- a CDS encoding DUF779 domain-containing protein has product MKRVEITEQARQVVKQIKALHGDLIFHQSGGCCDGSTPMLLEKGELYLDESDVLLGVVEGVNFYMNQDQFDYWKHTHLTVDITAGRGSSFSLEIPLGLRFLIHSRLLTDKEDRFFNSKK; this is encoded by the coding sequence ATGAAAAGAGTAGAAATCACTGAGCAAGCAAGACAGGTCGTTAAGCAAATAAAAGCGCTGCATGGCGATTTAATATTTCATCAAAGTGGAGGCTGTTGTGACGGTTCTACTCCGATGTTGTTAGAAAAAGGCGAGTTGTATCTTGATGAAAGTGATGTGCTTTTAGGTGTTGTAGAAGGTGTAAATTTTTACATGAATCAAGATCAATTTGACTATTGGAAACACACACATTTAACGGTAGATATAACAGCAGGAAGAGGTTCAAGCTTTTCTTTAGAGATTCCTCTTGGCTTGCGTTTTTTAATACATTCTAGATTATTAACGGATAAAGAAGATCGTTTTTTTAATTCTAAAAAATAA
- a CDS encoding aldehyde dehydrogenase family protein translates to MSYSKPTFKDVYGNFINGKFIAPLGGQYFENTSPIDSSLIAKYPRSQKEDIDMALDAANAAKDAWGNTSVTERAAMLNKVADIIEQNLEEFALVETCDNGKPIRETLNADIPLSVDHWRYFAACIRAEEGSATELDAHTLSMNIKEPLGVVGQIIPWNFPMLMLSWKLPPALATGNCVVLKPAEQTPSSATLLMEKIAAVFPPGVINVVHGFGPEAGKPLASSSKVDKVAFTGETTTGQLIMQYASKNLNPVTMELGGKSPNLFFESVMDQDDAYLDKAIEGAVMFAFNQGEVCTSPSRILVQESIYDAFMERVVARTKAIVQDNPYDVQTMIGAQSSVDQYNKIQSYIAIGKEEGAKVLCGGAANTQADLAKGFYILPTILEGHNKMRVFQEEIFGPVVCVTKFKDEAEALEIANDTLYGLGAGVWTRDAHQLYQIPRAIKAGRVWVNCYHAYPAHAPFGGYKKSGFGRENHLMMMGHYRQTKNMLISYDKNKLGFF, encoded by the coding sequence ATGAGTTATTCTAAACCAACATTTAAGGATGTTTATGGAAATTTTATAAACGGAAAATTTATAGCGCCCTTAGGAGGCCAATATTTTGAAAACACTTCGCCTATAGATTCTAGTCTTATTGCTAAATATCCTAGATCTCAAAAAGAGGATATTGATATGGCATTAGATGCAGCAAATGCTGCAAAAGATGCTTGGGGGAACACTTCAGTGACAGAAAGAGCAGCTATGTTAAATAAAGTTGCAGATATTATAGAGCAAAATTTAGAAGAGTTTGCCTTGGTTGAAACCTGTGATAATGGTAAACCGATTAGAGAAACTCTTAATGCTGATATTCCTTTGTCAGTTGATCATTGGCGTTATTTTGCTGCTTGTATTAGAGCAGAAGAAGGCAGTGCTACAGAATTAGATGCACATACTTTATCTATGAATATTAAAGAACCTTTAGGGGTTGTTGGGCAGATTATTCCTTGGAATTTTCCGATGCTAATGCTGTCTTGGAAATTACCGCCTGCATTGGCCACAGGAAACTGTGTGGTTTTAAAACCAGCAGAGCAAACGCCTTCATCAGCAACCTTATTAATGGAGAAAATTGCAGCCGTTTTTCCTCCTGGAGTCATCAATGTAGTTCATGGCTTTGGACCAGAGGCTGGCAAGCCTTTAGCGTCTAGTTCAAAAGTTGATAAAGTGGCTTTTACTGGAGAAACAACTACAGGGCAATTAATTATGCAATATGCATCCAAAAATTTAAATCCAGTAACGATGGAGTTAGGAGGTAAATCTCCAAACTTGTTTTTTGAAAGTGTAATGGATCAAGATGATGCTTATTTAGATAAAGCGATAGAAGGAGCAGTGATGTTTGCTTTTAACCAAGGCGAAGTATGTACTAGTCCATCTAGAATATTGGTGCAAGAAAGTATTTACGATGCCTTTATGGAACGAGTGGTTGCAAGAACCAAAGCCATTGTTCAAGACAATCCGTATGATGTACAAACCATGATTGGCGCTCAATCTTCTGTAGATCAGTACAACAAGATACAGTCTTATATCGCTATTGGTAAAGAAGAAGGCGCCAAAGTATTGTGTGGAGGAGCCGCAAATACCCAAGCAGATTTAGCCAAAGGTTTTTATATTTTGCCAACCATCTTAGAAGGACATAACAAAATGAGAGTATTTCAAGAAGAAATTTTTGGACCTGTAGTTTGTGTGACTAAATTTAAAGATGAAGCAGAAGCTTTAGAGATTGCCAATGATACGCTTTATGGTTTAGGAGCCGGTGTTTGGACCCGTGATGCGCATCAATTGTATCAAATTCCGAGAGCGATTAAAGCAGGAAGAGTGTGGGTAAACTGTTACCATGCTTATCCAGCACATGCTCCTTTTGGTGGGTATAAAAAATCTGGTTTTGGTAGAGAAAATCATTTGATGATGATGGGACACTACAGACAAACTAAAAACATGTTAATCTCTTATGATAAAAATAAATTAGGGTTCTTTTAA
- a CDS encoding AraC family transcriptional regulator: protein MSHLLDNHKKHRKLTTLVENRTTYNADFAELNIYETHQYAEKVALEFDFPIIASMLTGKKIMHIDGLPSFDFFPGESVVMPSKKEMIIDFPIANQNSPTQCLALGIDSTKINEVVDRFNYQVAIENENNNWSIATNTNHLTNNVDVNQLIKRLTYTFTNNNNSKDVLLDLMIQELIVRLLQTKAKTILINDVSQMFSDTRMGMVIKYIKDNLTNKDINVETLAEKACMSSSHFHKKFKNTLGVSPIDYLNSEKIKFSKKLIKESKDFRMSEIAFKSGFNNTSYFNRQFKKMEMMTPQQFKKSILS, encoded by the coding sequence ATGAGTCATTTATTAGACAACCATAAAAAGCATAGAAAACTCACAACCTTAGTTGAGAATAGAACTACTTACAATGCAGATTTTGCAGAATTAAATATCTATGAGACTCATCAGTATGCAGAAAAAGTGGCTCTTGAATTTGATTTCCCAATTATTGCTAGTATGCTTACAGGAAAAAAAATCATGCATATTGACGGCCTGCCTTCTTTTGATTTTTTTCCGGGAGAATCTGTTGTCATGCCTAGTAAAAAAGAAATGATTATTGATTTTCCAATTGCAAATCAAAATTCACCTACTCAATGTTTAGCACTCGGAATCGATAGCACAAAAATTAATGAAGTGGTTGATCGATTTAACTACCAAGTTGCCATAGAAAATGAAAATAACAATTGGTCTATAGCCACAAATACCAATCATCTAACAAACAATGTTGATGTAAACCAGTTAATCAAACGCTTAACGTATACCTTTACAAATAACAACAATTCTAAAGATGTTCTTTTAGATTTAATGATTCAAGAACTCATCGTTCGGCTTTTACAGACCAAGGCAAAAACAATCCTAATTAACGATGTTTCTCAAATGTTTAGTGATACAAGAATGGGAATGGTAATTAAATACATTAAAGATAACTTAACCAATAAAGACATCAACGTAGAAACACTTGCTGAAAAAGCATGCATGAGTAGTTCACATTTTCATAAAAAATTTAAAAATACACTTGGAGTATCACCTATTGATTATTTAAATTCAGAAAAAATTAAATTTTCAAAGAAACTAATTAAAGAATCTAAGGACTTTAGAATGTCAGAAATTGCTTTTAAATCTGGCTTTAACAACACCAGCTACTTTAATAGACAGTTTAAAAAAATGGAAATGATGACTCCTCAGCAGTTTAAAAAATCAATTCTATCCTAA
- a CDS encoding sulfite exporter TauE/SafE family protein — MILDSLFEFWPIVLLFFTIAVLYASVGFGGGSSYLAVLALTGIAFSEIRATALLCNIMVVTGNVYFFHRQKTYNYKKVLPLVLLSVPFAMIGGYLKISETFFFILLGCTLFFAAVSMWGSKKITSSESNKPKISKQTNAVFGGLIGFVSGMVGIGGGIFLAPLLHLTHWDTPKKIAATASLFILVNSIAGLLGQYANPSFSIDWKLTGLLLIAVAIGGQIGSRMSSQYLKPNQLKKLTAVLIAFVSLRILWKHLSNY; from the coding sequence TTGATTTTAGATAGCTTATTTGAGTTTTGGCCTATAGTCCTACTCTTCTTTACAATAGCAGTGCTATATGCTTCTGTCGGTTTTGGAGGAGGCTCCAGTTATTTGGCAGTACTGGCCTTAACTGGCATCGCATTCTCAGAAATTAGAGCCACAGCTTTACTGTGTAATATTATGGTGGTTACTGGTAATGTCTATTTTTTTCATCGACAAAAGACATACAATTATAAAAAAGTGCTCCCGTTAGTGCTTTTAAGCGTTCCTTTTGCAATGATTGGGGGCTATTTAAAAATTAGTGAAACCTTCTTTTTTATTTTATTGGGATGTACACTCTTCTTTGCCGCTGTAAGTATGTGGGGTTCAAAAAAAATTACCAGCTCAGAAAGCAATAAACCAAAAATATCCAAGCAAACAAATGCCGTATTTGGAGGACTAATTGGCTTTGTCTCTGGCATGGTTGGTATTGGTGGTGGTATCTTTTTAGCACCCTTATTACATTTGACTCATTGGGATACCCCAAAAAAAATTGCAGCAACGGCAAGTCTCTTTATCCTCGTAAATTCTATTGCGGGCTTATTAGGACAATATGCCAACCCAAGTTTTTCTATTGATTGGAAACTTACAGGTTTATTGTTAATTGCCGTAGCCATTGGAGGACAAATCGGGAGCAGAATGAGCTCTCAATACTTAAAACCAAATCAACTAAAAAAATTAACTGCCGTTTTAATTGCCTTTGTAAGTTTGCGAATTTTGTGGAAACACCTTTCTAATTACTAG
- a CDS encoding endonuclease/exonuclease/phosphatase family protein: MFFLKKYLLIGFLLTGVLLWSQESNPTTVRVLSFNILHGANTDGSFDLDRIAAVIKKADADFVALQEVDFKTKRAKGYDLPTELGFRTKMTSLFARAMPYDGGEYGEAVLSTYSFISSRNTALPYTNGNEPRAALEVTAVLKSGDTISFIGTHLDHLKTDTDRVSQAKALNSIFKNNRYPTILAGDLNDEPKSNAISILENYWKAAYHTESSLKLTYPSEKPIKKIDYIMTDPNSGWKVISTETICDTIASDHCGYLVVLALNPKKK, from the coding sequence ATGTTTTTTCTTAAAAAATACCTACTGATTGGGTTTTTGTTGACTGGAGTTTTGCTCTGGTCACAAGAATCAAACCCAACAACGGTTCGTGTTTTGAGTTTTAATATTTTGCATGGAGCCAATACCGATGGAAGTTTTGATTTAGACCGCATTGCGGCAGTCATAAAAAAAGCTGATGCTGATTTTGTTGCCCTACAAGAGGTTGATTTTAAAACCAAAAGGGCCAAGGGTTATGATTTGCCTACAGAATTAGGTTTTCGTACAAAAATGACTTCTTTATTTGCAAGGGCCATGCCTTATGATGGTGGTGAGTACGGTGAAGCAGTTTTGTCTACCTATAGTTTTATTAGTAGTAGAAATACAGCCTTACCTTATACCAATGGCAATGAGCCAAGAGCTGCTTTAGAGGTGACGGCTGTTTTAAAATCAGGAGATACTATTTCTTTTATTGGGACACATTTGGATCATTTAAAAACAGATACAGACAGAGTTTCACAAGCAAAAGCACTGAACAGCATTTTTAAAAACAATCGGTATCCAACCATTTTAGCGGGTGATCTAAACGACGAGCCAAAAAGCAATGCAATCTCAATTTTAGAAAACTATTGGAAGGCGGCTTATCATACAGAATCAAGTTTAAAGCTTACCTACCCATCAGAGAAGCCAATTAAAAAAATCGACTATATAATGACCGACCCAAATTCTGGATGGAAAGTTATTTCTACAGAAACCATCTGTGATACTATTGCCTCTGATCACTGTGGATATTTGGTTGTTTTGGCCTTAAATCCCAAGAAAAAGTGA
- the fabV gene encoding enoyl-ACP reductase FabV: MIIEPRTRGFICLTAHPTGCEKNVINQIDYVKSKGKINGAKKVLVIGSSTGFGLASRITSAFGSDAATIGVFFDKPSAPGKTGSAGYYNTAAFEKHAHQAGLYAKSINGDAFSNEVKADVIKLIKEDLGQIDLVIYSLASPVRTHPDTGTRYKSVLKPIGGVFSNKTVDFHTGVVSEISINPAEGDDIANTVAVMGGEDWKMWIDALKKENVLATGAKTVAYSYIGPKLTEAVYRKGTIGAAKDHLEATAFSITNSLKDLKGEAYVSVNKALVTQASSAIPVIPLYISLLFKVMKEKGLHEGCIEQIQRLYSERLYTGNPMQLDAKGRVRVDDLEMREDVQAEVAKLWETATTENLSEIGDLEGYSNDFFNLFGFKVPSIDYNAEVDEMVAIPSEH; this comes from the coding sequence ATGATCATAGAACCAAGAACGAGAGGCTTTATTTGTTTAACTGCGCATCCAACAGGTTGTGAGAAAAATGTAATCAATCAAATTGATTACGTAAAATCAAAAGGAAAAATTAACGGAGCTAAAAAAGTGCTAGTCATTGGTTCTTCTACAGGCTTTGGATTGGCATCTAGAATTACAAGTGCCTTTGGTTCTGATGCAGCAACCATCGGTGTGTTTTTTGACAAGCCATCTGCTCCCGGAAAAACAGGATCTGCAGGCTATTACAATACCGCAGCTTTTGAAAAGCATGCACACCAAGCCGGCTTGTACGCAAAAAGCATCAACGGTGATGCCTTTTCTAATGAAGTTAAAGCTGATGTTATTAAGTTGATCAAAGAAGATTTAGGACAGATAGATTTGGTAATTTACAGTTTAGCATCACCAGTAAGAACGCATCCTGATACAGGTACTCGATACAAATCAGTATTAAAGCCAATTGGCGGCGTGTTTTCTAACAAGACCGTTGATTTTCATACCGGAGTAGTTTCAGAAATTTCTATCAATCCTGCAGAAGGAGATGATATTGCAAATACTGTAGCAGTCATGGGTGGAGAAGATTGGAAAATGTGGATTGACGCTCTTAAAAAAGAAAATGTATTAGCAACAGGAGCTAAAACAGTAGCCTATTCATATATCGGCCCAAAATTAACAGAGGCTGTGTATAGAAAAGGAACCATAGGTGCTGCAAAAGATCATTTAGAAGCAACTGCTTTTAGCATTACAAATAGCTTAAAAGACCTTAAAGGAGAGGCTTATGTTTCTGTAAATAAAGCTTTAGTAACTCAGGCCAGCTCTGCTATTCCTGTAATTCCATTGTATATTTCATTATTGTTTAAGGTGATGAAAGAAAAAGGATTGCACGAAGGTTGTATTGAGCAAATTCAACGTTTGTATAGTGAAAGATTATACACAGGAAATCCAATGCAATTAGATGCGAAAGGGAGAGTTCGTGTAGACGATTTAGAAATGCGTGAAGATGTACAAGCAGAAGTTGCTAAATTATGGGAAACAGCTACTACAGAAAACCTATCTGAGATCGGAGATTTAGAAGGATATAGCAATGACTTTTTTAACCTTTTTGGTTTTAAAGTGCCAAGTATAGATTATAATGCAGAGGTAGATGAAATGGTAGCCATTCCAAGCGAACACTAA
- a CDS encoding phosphoribosylaminoimidazolesuccinocarboxamide synthase encodes MNTINETNFNFPKQQSVYKGKVREVYNINNEVLVMIASDRLSAFDVILPKQIPFKGQILNQIATKMMDQTAAIVPNWLLATPDENVAVGHLCEPFKVEMVIRGYLSGHAAREYKAGKRMICGVAMPEGMRENDRFPTPIITPSTKADNGDHDEDISREAILEQGIVSEQDYLILEDYTRKLFAKGTEIAAKRGLILVDTKYEFGKTKDGKIVLIDEIHTPDSSRYFYADGYAERQEKGETQKQLSKEFVRQWLIENGFQGKEGQQIPEMSDEKITEISNRYIELYEQITGEKFVKANTDNVLDRIENNITKFLASIN; translated from the coding sequence ATGAATACAATTAACGAAACAAACTTTAATTTCCCAAAGCAACAATCTGTATATAAAGGCAAAGTTAGAGAGGTCTACAATATCAATAATGAAGTATTGGTGATGATTGCTTCTGATCGCTTGTCTGCTTTTGATGTAATTCTGCCAAAGCAAATTCCATTTAAAGGACAAATCTTAAATCAGATTGCTACCAAAATGATGGACCAAACAGCAGCAATTGTTCCCAACTGGTTGCTTGCAACTCCAGATGAGAATGTTGCAGTAGGACATTTGTGTGAGCCGTTTAAAGTAGAGATGGTTATTAGAGGCTATTTGTCTGGGCATGCAGCCAGAGAATACAAGGCAGGTAAACGAATGATTTGTGGAGTAGCCATGCCTGAGGGGATGCGTGAAAACGATCGTTTTCCAACACCAATTATTACACCTTCTACCAAAGCAGATAACGGTGATCACGATGAGGATATCTCTAGAGAAGCTATCTTAGAACAAGGAATTGTTTCTGAACAAGATTATTTAATCTTAGAAGATTATACCCGTAAATTGTTTGCAAAAGGAACTGAGATTGCCGCAAAAAGAGGCTTGATTTTGGTAGACACCAAATATGAGTTTGGAAAAACAAAAGACGGTAAAATTGTATTGATTGATGAAATTCACACACCAGATTCTTCTCGTTATTTTTATGCAGATGGCTATGCCGAAAGACAAGAAAAAGGAGAGACTCAAAAACAATTGTCTAAAGAGTTTGTGAGACAGTGGCTTATAGAAAATGGTTTTCAAGGAAAAGAAGGTCAGCAGATTCCAGAAATGTCTGATGAGAAAATCACAGAAATTTCTAACCGATATATAGAATTGTACGAACAAATTACAGGCGAAAAATTTGTCAAAGCAAATACAGACAATGTCCTGGATCGTATAGAGAACAATATAACGAAGTTTTTAGCTTCAATTAATTAA
- a CDS encoding PhoH family protein, translated as MTERTIELTEIDPNDFFGAQNSTITQLKTYFPKIKIVARGTNLKIYGESELLDEFEKRFEMLTKYFNRYNKLDENSIERILTSTGKEESTRGASKDVLLHGVNGRLIKAQTENQRKMVSLMQKNDMLFAVGPAGTGKTYTAVALAVKALKEKEVRRIILTRPAVESGENLGFLPGDLKEKLDPYMQPLYDALRDMISHEKLESYLENQTIQIAPLAFMRGRTLDNAFVILDEAQNTTHNQMKMFLTRMGKHAKFIINGDPGQIDLPRKQVSGLKESLLALKDIDGIAQVYLDDKDVIRHRLVRKIITAYKSIETE; from the coding sequence TTGACAGAACGTACAATAGAGCTTACAGAAATCGATCCAAATGATTTTTTTGGCGCGCAAAATAGCACAATTACTCAGCTAAAAACCTACTTTCCTAAAATTAAAATAGTTGCCAGAGGTACCAACCTAAAGATCTATGGAGAGTCTGAGCTTTTGGATGAATTTGAAAAGCGATTTGAAATGCTTACTAAGTATTTTAACCGTTACAACAAATTGGATGAAAATAGCATAGAGCGTATTTTAACATCAACCGGAAAAGAAGAAAGCACCCGAGGAGCCTCTAAAGATGTTCTGCTACATGGTGTTAATGGGCGATTGATCAAAGCCCAAACAGAGAATCAGCGAAAAATGGTAAGCCTGATGCAAAAAAACGATATGCTCTTTGCTGTAGGGCCAGCTGGTACAGGTAAAACATATACCGCAGTTGCCTTGGCTGTTAAAGCTTTAAAGGAAAAAGAGGTTCGAAGAATTATTCTAACAAGACCGGCTGTTGAGTCTGGTGAGAACTTAGGGTTTTTACCTGGAGATTTAAAAGAGAAGTTAGACCCGTATATGCAGCCTTTATACGATGCGCTGCGCGATATGATTTCGCATGAGAAACTAGAATCATATCTAGAAAATCAAACCATCCAAATTGCACCTTTGGCATTTATGAGAGGACGTACTTTAGACAATGCATTTGTTATTTTAGACGAGGCTCAAAACACCACGCACAATCAAATGAAAATGTTTTTAACGCGTATGGGGAAACATGCCAAGTTTATTATTAACGGAGATCCAGGACAGATAGATTTGCCAAGAAAACAGGTTTCTGGGCTCAAAGAGTCTTTATTGGCACTTAAAGACATTGACGGAATCGCTCAGGTGTACTTAGATGATAAGGATGTTATTCGCCATCGATTGGTGCGTAAAATAATTACCGCCTATAAAAGCATAGAAACAGAATGA
- a CDS encoding SAM hydrolase/SAM-dependent halogenase family protein: MSLITLTTDFGIKDHFVGAVKGAIYTQLPDARIVDITHQISPFNITETAYILKNSYKSFPDKSIHIIGVDSELSPENKHIALLLDNHYFICPDNGLISMIASEIKPTQIVAINIHDRVESSFPVLDVFVQVACFIARGGSLGVIGKDIDTYKKITEIQPKLNQDENQIIGSVVYIDNYGNVISNISKKLFADAGKGRPFKVKARRYEFDKIHHKYNDIINFDIEENRSHYDGNKLALFNSAGYLEIAIYRSNLDTVGGASTLLGLGYRDTITIEFIS; the protein is encoded by the coding sequence ATGTCTTTAATCACATTAACTACAGATTTCGGAATTAAAGATCACTTTGTTGGCGCGGTTAAGGGTGCCATCTATACGCAGCTTCCCGATGCTCGAATTGTTGACATCACTCACCAAATCTCACCATTTAACATTACCGAAACTGCTTATATTTTAAAAAATTCTTACAAGAGTTTCCCAGATAAAAGCATCCATATTATTGGAGTAGACTCAGAGCTGAGTCCAGAGAACAAACATATTGCACTGCTTTTGGACAATCATTATTTTATCTGTCCAGACAATGGTTTAATTTCTATGATTGCCTCAGAAATTAAGCCGACCCAAATCGTAGCAATCAATATCCATGACAGAGTAGAAAGCAGCTTCCCTGTGTTGGATGTCTTTGTGCAAGTAGCTTGTTTTATCGCTAGAGGCGGTAGCCTAGGTGTGATCGGAAAAGACATTGATACCTATAAAAAAATCACCGAAATACAGCCTAAGCTTAATCAAGATGAAAATCAGATTATAGGATCTGTGGTTTATATTGACAATTACGGAAACGTCATTAGCAATATCAGCAAAAAACTCTTTGCAGATGCGGGTAAAGGAAGGCCGTTTAAAGTAAAAGCTAGACGTTATGAATTTGATAAAATTCACCACAAATACAATGACATTATCAATTTTGATATAGAAGAAAACCGCTCTCATTACGATGGAAATAAATTAGCACTGTTTAACTCAGCCGGCTATTTAGAAATTGCCATTTACAGAAGCAACCTTGATACAGTTGGTGGGGCATCTACCCTATTAGGCTTAGGATATCGAGATACTATTACCATTGAATTTATTTCATAA
- a CDS encoding putative quinol monooxygenase, with the protein MFVRIVKMSFNPSDVPDFLAMFEEKKALIKQNKGCQLLELYRDKTNPSIFFTYSYWDEEQDLENYRHSALFKAVWAQTKTWFNDKPEAWSVDKLVSLS; encoded by the coding sequence ATGTTTGTTAGAATTGTAAAAATGAGCTTTAATCCTTCTGATGTACCTGATTTTTTGGCCATGTTTGAAGAAAAAAAAGCACTCATCAAACAAAACAAAGGTTGCCAACTCTTAGAACTTTACAGAGACAAAACCAATCCATCTATTTTCTTTACTTACAGTTATTGGGACGAAGAACAAGACTTGGAAAACTACAGACATTCTGCTTTATTCAAAGCTGTATGGGCACAAACGAAAACCTGGTTTAATGACAAACCTGAAGCCTGGAGTGTTGATAAATTGGTGAGTCTTTCTTAA